In Actinomadura citrea, a single window of DNA contains:
- a CDS encoding PadR family transcriptional regulator, translated as MSLRNAVLATLLEGEASGYDLSKSFDAGVANFWMATPQQLYRELDKMAADGLIQARVVQQERRPNKRLFSLTEAGRSALHEFTARPPRPGAMREELMVQVQAVDAGDAEAVMAALRERRTWAESKIARFERLQARFLNGRTEAEYLATADRIGPYLTLMRGLAFERENLRWCEETLTILDRRTTSRPLKG; from the coding sequence ATGTCGTTGCGGAACGCGGTCCTGGCCACGCTTCTGGAGGGCGAGGCGTCCGGGTACGACCTGTCCAAGAGCTTCGACGCCGGCGTGGCCAACTTCTGGATGGCCACGCCCCAGCAGCTCTACCGGGAGCTGGACAAGATGGCCGCCGACGGACTGATCCAGGCGCGGGTCGTCCAGCAGGAACGCCGTCCCAACAAGCGCCTGTTCTCCCTCACCGAGGCCGGCCGCAGCGCCCTGCACGAGTTCACCGCCAGGCCCCCGCGCCCCGGCGCGATGCGCGAGGAGCTGATGGTGCAGGTCCAGGCGGTGGACGCGGGGGACGCCGAGGCCGTCATGGCCGCCCTCCGTGAGCGACGGACCTGGGCAGAGTCCAAGATCGCACGCTTCGAGCGGCTCCAGGCCCGCTTCCTGAACGGCCGCACCGAAGCCGAGTACCTGGCCACGGCCGACCGGATCGGCCCCTACCTCACCCTCATGCGCGGCCTGGCGTTCGAGCGCGAGAACCTCCGCTGGTGCGAGGAGACCCTGACCATCCTCGACCGCCGCACCACGAGCCGCCCCCTGAAGGGCTGA
- a CDS encoding SDR family NAD(P)-dependent oxidoreductase, producing MRPIEQQTILITGATDGLGRALAAELASEGATVLVHGRDDRRGEATLREIGGKASWYRADLSSLAETRALAEAVRADHPRLDVLVNNAGIGSAEGPREESADGHELTFQVNYLSGYLLTRLLLPTLIASAPARIVNVSSLGQQAVDLDDVMITRGYTAMRAYYQSKLAQILFTIDLAAELAGTGVTANALHPATYMPTKIVVTPLSTLEEGVRATHRLITDPALDEVSGRFFDGLQEARANAQAYDSNARARLKAISDELTSP from the coding sequence ATGCGTCCCATCGAACAGCAGACCATTCTCATCACGGGCGCGACCGACGGGCTCGGCCGCGCCCTGGCCGCCGAGCTGGCCTCCGAAGGCGCCACGGTCCTCGTCCACGGACGCGACGACCGGCGCGGCGAGGCGACCCTCCGGGAGATCGGTGGCAAGGCCTCCTGGTACCGCGCCGACCTGTCCTCGCTGGCCGAGACCCGCGCGCTCGCCGAGGCCGTCCGCGCCGACCACCCGCGCCTGGACGTCCTCGTCAACAACGCGGGGATCGGCTCCGCCGAGGGCCCGCGGGAGGAGAGCGCGGACGGCCACGAGCTGACGTTCCAGGTGAACTACCTGTCCGGCTACCTGCTCACCCGGCTCCTGCTGCCCACCCTGATCGCATCCGCGCCGGCGCGGATCGTCAACGTCAGCAGCCTCGGCCAGCAGGCCGTCGACCTCGACGACGTGATGATCACCCGTGGGTACACCGCGATGCGTGCGTACTACCAGAGCAAGCTCGCCCAGATCCTGTTCACGATCGACCTCGCCGCCGAGCTGGCCGGGACGGGCGTCACCGCGAACGCCCTGCATCCGGCCACCTACATGCCGACCAAGATCGTGGTCACGCCGCTCAGCACCCTGGAAGAGGGCGTCCGGGCGACGCACCGCCTCATCACCGACCCCGCCCTGGACGAGGTGTCCGGCCGCTTCTTCGACGGGCTCCAGGAAGCGCGCGCGAACGCCCAGGCATACGACTCCAACGCTCGCGCCCGCCTGAAGGCCATCTCGGACGAACTCACGTCCCCCTGA
- a CDS encoding GNAT family N-acetyltransferase — MPPAIRFAELPPAAMKALLEDDLEGAGAVAGVPLTDYFTTDDAKYLWRFRLAQLDRDPSHAPWIVRAAVTEPEGVVVGHAGFHSAPDENGTVVIAYSVDPAHRRRGYARAMLAALLARAAAEPSVTTVRATISPDNEASLATIAGQGFTHVGEQWDEEDGRELIYERPAR, encoded by the coding sequence GTGCCGCCTGCCATCCGCTTCGCCGAACTGCCGCCCGCCGCGATGAAAGCCCTGCTGGAGGACGACCTGGAGGGCGCCGGCGCGGTCGCCGGAGTGCCCCTCACCGACTACTTCACCACCGACGACGCGAAGTACCTGTGGCGCTTCCGCCTCGCCCAACTCGACCGCGACCCGTCCCACGCCCCCTGGATCGTCCGGGCCGCCGTCACCGAACCGGAAGGCGTGGTGGTCGGCCACGCGGGCTTCCACAGCGCTCCGGACGAGAACGGGACCGTCGTGATCGCCTACTCCGTCGACCCCGCCCACCGCCGCAGGGGCTACGCCCGCGCGATGCTCGCCGCCCTCCTGGCCCGCGCCGCCGCCGAACCGTCCGTCACCACCGTCCGCGCCACGATCAGCCCCGACAACGAGGCATCCCTGGCCACCATCGCAGGTCAGGGCTTCACCCACGTGGGCGAGCAATGGGACGAGGAAGACGGCCGGGAACTCATCTACGAACGCCCCGCCCGCTGA
- a CDS encoding nuclear transport factor 2 family protein, which yields MDDRAELSDLVSRLGSWLDDKSPGDGRALFAEGAEAHTQGGVAKGIDALVAQARRNHTVPTQHFITDPLIDVDGDQAAIGANLLVVFAREDGLRLLGERYELRAVRTAEGWRITRVEARPIWEAVNL from the coding sequence GTGGACGACCGTGCTGAACTCTCCGATCTCGTCAGCCGTCTGGGGTCGTGGCTGGACGACAAGAGCCCCGGCGACGGGCGGGCCCTCTTCGCCGAAGGCGCCGAGGCGCACACCCAGGGCGGGGTCGCGAAGGGGATCGACGCCCTCGTCGCGCAGGCGCGCCGGAACCACACGGTGCCGACCCAGCACTTCATCACCGATCCGCTCATCGATGTGGACGGCGACCAGGCCGCGATCGGCGCGAACCTCCTGGTGGTCTTCGCCCGGGAGGACGGCCTGCGCCTGCTCGGCGAGCGCTACGAGCTGCGCGCCGTCCGGACGGCGGAGGGATGGCGCATCACGCGGGTCGAGGCCCGTCCCATCTGGGAGGCCGTGAATCTCTGA
- a CDS encoding NAD(P)-dependent oxidoreductase, producing the protein MGNDNTDIPVTVIGLGLMGRALAGAFLKAGHPTTVWNRTTSKADHLVAEGARPAPTAGDALKAGSLTIICLTDYEAVREVLDACELDGTTLINLTSGSSAQAREAARWAERRGARYLDGAIMAVPPAIGTAEAVILHSGPRPDFAAHEPTLGALGTVTYLGEDPGLASLYDVAGLAMMWSVLNAWLQGTALLGTAGVDAAAYAPFAQQIATVVAGWLPGYAEQIDRGSFPAEVSALETDAGAMAHLIEESEAADVNTELPKLIKAMAERSIAAGHGAEQYPVLIDEFRNPRGA; encoded by the coding sequence ATGGGCAACGACAACACCGACATCCCCGTGACGGTCATCGGACTCGGCCTGATGGGCCGGGCACTGGCCGGCGCGTTCCTGAAAGCGGGACATCCCACGACCGTGTGGAACCGCACGACCTCCAAGGCCGACCACCTGGTGGCCGAAGGCGCACGGCCGGCGCCGACGGCCGGCGACGCGCTCAAGGCCGGTTCCCTGACGATCATCTGCCTCACCGACTACGAGGCCGTCCGCGAGGTGCTCGACGCCTGCGAACTGGACGGCACGACGCTCATCAACCTCACCTCGGGTAGTTCGGCCCAGGCCCGCGAAGCCGCCCGATGGGCAGAACGCCGCGGCGCCCGCTACCTGGACGGCGCCATCATGGCCGTCCCGCCGGCCATCGGAACCGCCGAGGCGGTGATCCTGCACAGCGGGCCGCGACCGGACTTCGCGGCGCACGAGCCGACACTGGGCGCGCTCGGCACCGTCACCTATCTCGGCGAGGACCCGGGGCTGGCGTCCCTGTACGACGTGGCCGGCCTGGCCATGATGTGGAGCGTCCTGAACGCCTGGCTCCAGGGCACCGCCCTGCTCGGAACGGCCGGTGTCGACGCCGCGGCGTATGCGCCGTTCGCGCAGCAGATCGCCACCGTTGTGGCCGGATGGCTTCCCGGATACGCCGAGCAGATCGACCGCGGCTCCTTCCCGGCCGAGGTGTCGGCCCTGGAGACCGACGCGGGAGCAATGGCGCACCTCATCGAGGAGAGCGAGGCGGCAGACGTCAACACCGAACTCCCGAAGCTGATCAAAGCGATGGCCGAGCGCTCGATCGCCGCCGGCCACGGAGCGGAGCAGTACCCCGTCCTGATCGACGAGTTCCGCAACCCTCGGGGAGCCTGA
- a CDS encoding MmcQ/YjbR family DNA-binding protein, producing MQADDRPARDEDVHELAQGMPHVTVEYGKSGNAVYQVGGKSFVFFRTPRPDAVDPVTGERHPDVIVFWVPSESDKKALVQDEASPFFTTPHFDGHRSVLVRASRLGELTLRELTEVVQDAWLSQASRRRADAWLRDHPGL from the coding sequence ATGCAGGCTGACGACCGTCCTGCCCGGGACGAGGACGTGCACGAGCTGGCACAGGGAATGCCTCACGTCACGGTGGAGTACGGCAAGAGCGGGAACGCCGTGTACCAGGTGGGAGGCAAGTCGTTCGTGTTCTTCCGCACCCCTCGCCCCGACGCCGTCGACCCCGTCACGGGCGAGCGCCACCCGGACGTGATCGTGTTCTGGGTGCCGTCCGAGTCCGACAAGAAGGCGCTGGTGCAGGACGAGGCGTCGCCCTTCTTCACGACGCCGCATTTCGACGGCCACCGCTCGGTGCTCGTGCGGGCGAGCCGCCTCGGCGAGCTCACGCTGCGGGAACTCACCGAGGTCGTCCAGGACGCGTGGCTGTCGCAGGCGTCGCGCAGGCGCGCGGACGCCTGGCTGCGCGACCATCCCGGCCTCTAG
- a CDS encoding helix-turn-helix domain-containing protein — MSQGSSHRVVMIVDRGSNPFEMGVATELFGLRRPELGIPWYDFTLCAPGPVAMHAGMFTMSGIPGLEAVEGADTVIVPNRPDPDHAPDERVLAAIRGAAARGARLVSFCTGAFTLAAAGVLDGRPATTHWRWADLFRARFPSVRLEPGVLFVDDGDVLTAAGSAAALDLGLHLVRRDHGAEVVNAVSRRLVFAVHRDGGQRQFVERPVPAIPDTSLAPVLAWAQEHLDQPLTVADLAARAATSAATLHRRFQAELGTTPLAWLNAERVALACRLIERGELRLEAVARASGLGTPANLRTRLRRQTGLSPSAYRARFAAAKPEV; from the coding sequence ATGTCGCAAGGTTCCTCGCACCGTGTGGTGATGATCGTCGACAGGGGCTCGAACCCGTTCGAGATGGGCGTCGCGACCGAGCTGTTCGGCTTGCGCCGACCCGAGTTGGGCATCCCGTGGTACGACTTCACGCTCTGCGCTCCCGGCCCGGTGGCGATGCACGCGGGGATGTTCACGATGTCGGGGATTCCGGGGTTGGAGGCGGTCGAAGGGGCGGACACGGTGATCGTCCCAAACCGTCCCGACCCCGACCACGCCCCTGACGAGAGGGTCCTCGCCGCGATCCGGGGGGCCGCCGCCCGAGGCGCGCGCCTCGTGAGCTTCTGCACCGGCGCGTTCACCCTCGCGGCCGCCGGCGTGCTCGACGGCCGTCCGGCGACCACCCACTGGCGCTGGGCCGATCTCTTCCGGGCCCGCTTCCCGTCGGTGCGGCTCGAACCCGGGGTGCTGTTCGTGGACGACGGTGACGTGCTGACCGCCGCGGGCAGCGCCGCCGCGCTCGACCTGGGCCTGCACCTCGTGCGCCGCGACCACGGCGCGGAGGTCGTCAACGCCGTCAGCCGCCGCCTGGTCTTCGCCGTGCACCGCGACGGCGGCCAGCGGCAGTTCGTCGAACGTCCCGTCCCCGCGATCCCGGACACCTCGCTGGCGCCCGTCCTGGCCTGGGCACAGGAGCACCTCGATCAGCCGCTGACCGTCGCCGACCTGGCCGCCCGGGCCGCGACCAGCGCCGCCACCCTGCACCGCCGCTTCCAAGCCGAACTCGGCACTACGCCGCTGGCCTGGCTGAACGCCGAGCGGGTCGCGCTGGCGTGCAGGCTCATCGAGAGGGGCGAACTCCGGCTGGAGGCCGTCGCGCGTGCCAGCGGCCTGGGCACCCCCGCCAACCTGCGCACCCGGCTTCGCCGCCAGACCGGCCTCAGCCCGTCCGCCTACCGCGCCCGCTTCGCCGCGGCGAAACCCGAGGTCTGA
- a CDS encoding OsmC family protein encodes MESRELRELQKPLKERYREDPGSAVVTLSAAGTLEDGVTCSLETGRALAVAGLHPAAGGDGTLLCSGDMLLEALVACAGVTLRSVATALELDVHGGTVSAEGDLDFRGTLAVDREAPVGFRAIRLRFELDTDASEEDMATLLRLTERYCVVLQTLASSPELTVTSRAG; translated from the coding sequence ATGGAGAGCCGAGAGCTTCGCGAGTTGCAGAAGCCGCTCAAGGAGCGCTACCGGGAGGATCCCGGATCCGCCGTGGTGACCTTGAGCGCCGCCGGGACGCTGGAGGACGGCGTCACCTGCTCGCTGGAGACGGGACGGGCGCTGGCGGTGGCCGGGCTGCACCCGGCGGCCGGAGGCGACGGCACCCTGCTGTGCTCCGGCGACATGCTGCTGGAGGCGCTGGTCGCCTGCGCCGGGGTGACACTGCGCTCGGTCGCGACGGCCCTGGAGCTGGACGTCCACGGCGGGACGGTCAGCGCGGAAGGCGACCTGGACTTCCGCGGGACGCTCGCCGTGGACCGGGAGGCGCCCGTCGGCTTCCGCGCCATCCGGCTGCGGTTCGAGCTCGACACCGACGCCTCGGAGGAGGACATGGCCACCCTGCTGCGGCTGACCGAGCGGTACTGCGTCGTCTTGCAGACCCTGGCGTCCTCCCCCGAGCTCACGGTGACCTCCCGCGCCGGCTGA
- a CDS encoding MarR family winged helix-turn-helix transcriptional regulator: MTTSEGRTPTRLRHTPSWLINLASAHSHRLVAEGFAAAGARGYHYRLLAALDEYGPSSQADLGRRSGIDRSDVVAALNELAAKNLVDRSPDPSDRRRNVITLTPEGSLHLVELEKVVTRIQDDLLAPLAPDERTRLTELLTRVVDHHAESRRPG, encoded by the coding sequence ATGACGACGTCCGAGGGCCGGACGCCCACGCGGCTCCGGCACACCCCGAGCTGGCTGATCAACCTGGCCTCCGCGCACAGCCACCGCCTGGTCGCCGAGGGATTCGCCGCCGCCGGCGCCCGCGGCTACCACTACCGGCTGCTCGCCGCCCTGGACGAGTACGGCCCGTCCAGCCAGGCCGACCTCGGCCGCCGCTCGGGCATCGACCGCAGCGACGTGGTCGCCGCCCTGAACGAGCTGGCCGCCAAGAACCTGGTCGACCGCTCCCCCGACCCGTCCGACCGGCGCCGCAACGTCATCACGCTCACCCCGGAGGGCTCCCTCCACCTGGTGGAACTGGAGAAGGTCGTCACCCGCATCCAGGACGACCTGCTCGCCCCCCTCGCACCGGACGAACGCACCCGTCTCACCGAACTGCTGACCCGCGTCGTCGACCACCACGCCGAGAGCCGCCGGCCCGGATAA
- a CDS encoding carboxymuconolactone decarboxylase family protein, which translates to MRLDVLDHGYGPGTKLLFALIRLFSRHPVPDAAKLVFYRPDFYGARAKAFTHEAMRGPSDWSAGDRELMAAYVSKVNETAFCISAHTATASQAYQDGPRVVAVLADLESAPVDEPLRATLRMLGKLTREGTVDAEDMREVLAAGASPQQVKDALAVCAAFNVTDRLADAFGFALLTPEAFEAGARYLLKRGYR; encoded by the coding sequence ATGCGGCTTGACGTCCTCGACCACGGCTACGGCCCGGGAACCAAGCTGCTGTTCGCGCTCATCCGGCTGTTCTCCAGGCATCCGGTTCCGGACGCCGCCAAGCTGGTCTTCTACCGGCCCGACTTCTACGGCGCCCGGGCCAAGGCGTTCACCCACGAGGCGATGCGCGGGCCGTCCGACTGGTCGGCGGGCGACCGGGAGCTGATGGCCGCCTATGTGTCCAAGGTGAACGAGACCGCGTTCTGCATCAGCGCGCACACGGCGACCGCAAGCCAGGCATACCAAGACGGGCCACGCGTCGTCGCGGTGCTGGCCGACCTGGAATCCGCCCCCGTCGATGAGCCGCTGCGAGCGACCCTGCGGATGCTCGGCAAGCTGACGCGTGAAGGAACGGTCGACGCCGAGGACATGCGGGAAGTGCTGGCCGCAGGTGCCTCACCCCAGCAGGTCAAGGACGCCCTGGCGGTCTGCGCCGCATTCAACGTCACCGACCGTCTCGCCGACGCCTTCGGCTTCGCACTGCTCACCCCCGAAGCCTTCGAGGCAGGGGCCAGGTACCTGCTCAAACGCGGCTACCGCTGA
- a CDS encoding MerR family transcriptional regulator, which produces MRIGELSRRTGVRAHQLRYYEAQGLLEADRGANGYREYGDAAVVRVKQIRHLLGAGLSSEDIAYLLPCAAGETPDLLGCPELLGAMRTRLRRLDDRMERLARSRDALVGYIDAAERTDGESCPPVACVEPLPA; this is translated from the coding sequence ATGCGGATCGGAGAGCTGAGCCGCCGGACGGGCGTCAGGGCCCATCAGCTGCGCTATTACGAGGCGCAGGGCCTGCTGGAGGCGGATCGTGGCGCGAACGGTTACCGAGAGTACGGCGACGCGGCCGTGGTGCGGGTGAAACAGATCCGGCACCTGCTCGGTGCCGGACTGTCCTCTGAGGACATCGCGTATCTGCTGCCCTGCGCGGCCGGGGAGACCCCGGATCTGCTCGGGTGTCCCGAGCTTCTGGGCGCGATGCGGACACGGCTGCGGCGACTGGACGACCGGATGGAGCGGCTCGCTCGATCCCGCGACGCCCTCGTCGGCTACATCGACGCCGCCGAGCGGACGGACGGCGAGAGCTGTCCGCCCGTTGCCTGCGTGGAACCCCTTCCCGCCTGA
- a CDS encoding SigE family RNA polymerase sigma factor, with amino-acid sequence MSEPTQETAYVTFAAAAWKRHHGLATLLTGDSHRGEELLQDCLVKLYVRWRRVADGDPDAYLKRMLVNGNVSWWRRRRRELLTEAPERLDARSSSPREPDDELRRALLALPRQQRAVVVLRHYADMTEAATAGLLGCSVGTVKSQHSRAMKRLRSTLALPQTEEITR; translated from the coding sequence GTGAGTGAACCGACGCAGGAAACCGCGTACGTCACGTTCGCGGCCGCCGCGTGGAAACGCCATCACGGCTTGGCCACGTTGCTGACCGGCGACTCCCACCGCGGCGAAGAACTTCTCCAGGACTGCCTGGTGAAGCTGTACGTGCGCTGGCGCCGGGTGGCGGACGGCGATCCGGACGCCTACCTGAAACGGATGCTGGTCAACGGCAACGTCAGCTGGTGGCGGCGCAGGCGGCGCGAGTTGCTGACCGAGGCCCCCGAACGGCTCGACGCACGCTCCAGCTCCCCGCGGGAACCGGACGACGAGCTGCGCCGTGCGCTGCTCGCCCTGCCCCGCCAGCAGCGCGCGGTCGTCGTGCTGCGCCACTACGCCGACATGACGGAGGCGGCGACCGCCGGCCTCCTCGGATGTTCCGTCGGCACCGTCAAGAGCCAGCACTCCCGGGCGATGAAACGGCTCCGTTCCACGCTCGCCCTTCCGCAGACCGAGGAGATCACACGATGA
- a CDS encoding cupin domain-containing protein, translated as MSEPIDLQSALATFTDLWSPRIVSRVNDYDVRVAKVAGDHLWHAHDDTDEFFLVLDGELTIELREEGGERAVTLPRGAVFVVPRGIEHKPSAPGGASILMFEPTGTLSVGDRHEDVPHHVDATTGRPLD; from the coding sequence ATGAGCGAACCGATCGATCTGCAGTCCGCGCTGGCCACTTTCACCGACCTCTGGAGCCCGCGCATCGTCTCGCGGGTGAACGACTACGACGTCCGCGTCGCCAAGGTCGCCGGTGACCATCTCTGGCACGCCCACGACGACACCGACGAGTTCTTCCTGGTGCTCGACGGCGAACTGACCATCGAGCTCCGCGAAGAAGGGGGCGAACGCGCCGTGACGCTGCCCAGGGGCGCGGTGTTCGTCGTCCCCCGCGGCATAGAGCACAAGCCGTCCGCCCCGGGCGGGGCCTCGATCCTCATGTTCGAGCCGACCGGGACGTTGAGCGTCGGCGACCGGCACGAGGACGTGCCGCACCACGTCGACGCGACCACAGGGCGACCGCTCGACTAG
- a CDS encoding nuclear transport factor 2 family protein, translated as MHPFRRAVEAGDTAAIAGLLADDAVFTSPVVFKPYRGKAITAAIVRAAARVFEDIRYVREIAGADGRDHALMFQATVNGREVHGCDFLHIDEDGLIDELTVMVRPLSGATALAEAMGAQFEQIEREVLSA; from the coding sequence ATGCATCCGTTCAGGCGGGCGGTCGAGGCCGGGGACACGGCGGCGATCGCGGGGCTCCTGGCCGACGACGCCGTGTTCACCAGCCCGGTCGTGTTCAAGCCGTACCGTGGCAAGGCGATCACGGCGGCGATCGTGCGAGCCGCCGCGCGGGTGTTCGAGGACATCCGCTACGTGCGGGAGATCGCCGGCGCGGACGGCCGCGACCACGCGCTCATGTTCCAGGCGACCGTGAACGGCCGCGAGGTGCACGGGTGCGACTTCCTCCACATCGACGAGGACGGCCTGATCGACGAGCTGACGGTCATGGTGCGCCCGCTGTCGGGGGCCACCGCGCTGGCCGAGGCGATGGGCGCGCAGTTCGAGCAGATCGAGCGCGAGGTGCTCAGCGCCTGA